One Prosthecochloris marina DNA segment encodes these proteins:
- the pal gene encoding peptidoglycan-associated lipoprotein Pal produces MKFPKSLLNVFLILSMLFIIGCGSSCRDVVVKAPPLPLSAPMVELGDVFYAFDSSVLDMVSRSQLDENVQWMMENPNATIIIEGHCDERGTYEYNIALGEKRAENVKNYMVNAGVDPLRMQTVSYGEERPFDPGHDETAWAKNRRVHFVVQ; encoded by the coding sequence ATGAAGTTTCCCAAAAGCTTGTTGAACGTTTTTCTCATTCTGTCGATGCTGTTTATTATCGGTTGTGGCTCGTCTTGTCGAGACGTGGTCGTCAAAGCTCCTCCACTGCCACTATCTGCGCCGATGGTTGAGCTTGGTGATGTTTTCTATGCTTTTGACAGTTCGGTACTTGATATGGTGTCTCGGAGCCAGCTCGACGAAAATGTTCAATGGATGATGGAAAATCCCAACGCGACCATTATCATTGAAGGTCATTGTGATGAGAGAGGTACCTACGAATACAATATTGCGCTTGGTGAAAAAAGAGCTGAAAATGTGAAGAATTACATGGTCAATGCTGGTGTGGATCCTTTGCGTATGCAGACGGTAAGCTACGGCGAAGAGCGCCCCTTTGATCCAGGGCATGACGAAACTGCATGGGCTAAGAACAGAAGAGTGCATTTTGTCGTTCAGTAG
- the pal gene encoding peptidoglycan-associated lipoprotein Pal has product MSKGASSLLFAFFLSLLSGEDQTMKKLLLLCWIVAAVSVAGCGSKSSESALTTDVDTTQYDQIDADAALREEARRMVKDVFFEFDSAELDQMAVSQLKNNAAWLVNNQSISVMIEGHCDERGTYEYNMALGERRAEVTKGFLERAGVNGSRLETVSYGEEKPFDPGHNEAAWAKNRRAHFVVK; this is encoded by the coding sequence ATGAGTAAGGGGGCAAGCAGTTTACTGTTTGCCTTTTTTTTATCATTATTATCAGGAGAAGATCAAACTATGAAAAAGCTATTACTGTTGTGTTGGATTGTTGCTGCAGTTTCGGTGGCAGGATGTGGGTCGAAATCAAGTGAATCTGCTCTCACTACAGATGTGGATACAACGCAGTATGATCAAATTGATGCTGATGCAGCGCTTCGCGAAGAAGCCAGAAGAATGGTGAAAGATGTGTTTTTTGAGTTTGATAGTGCTGAACTTGACCAGATGGCGGTGAGCCAGCTGAAGAATAATGCTGCTTGGTTGGTAAATAATCAAAGCATTTCGGTGATGATAGAAGGGCACTGCGATGAACGTGGAACGTACGAGTATAACATGGCTCTCGGTGAAAGGCGTGCAGAAGTGACAAAAGGTTTTCTTGAACGGGCCGGTGTCAATGGGTCGAGACTTGAAACTGTAAGTTATGGGGAGGAAAAACCGTTTGATCCGGGCCATAATGAAGCTGCGTGGGCGAAGAACCGGCGTGCACATTTTGTGGTTAAATAG
- the pscD gene encoding photosystem P840 reaction center protein PscD, translating into MQSAVWSGNALHKVAKYFITSAKRDPNGKLELVISPASGRRKLFPTKEIIEQLKEGKIQLLVLTTQPDIAINLPQKVLDNENRYVIDFDKRGIKWTMRDIPVFYDNLRDQLCVEIDKETYTLDQFFK; encoded by the coding sequence ATGCAATCAGCTGTCTGGTCCGGCAATGCCCTACATAAAGTTGCCAAGTATTTCATAACCTCTGCGAAAAGAGATCCCAACGGCAAACTTGAACTGGTAATATCTCCAGCTTCGGGGAGAAGAAAACTATTTCCCACAAAAGAAATTATTGAACAGTTGAAAGAGGGTAAAATTCAGTTGCTTGTTCTCACAACACAGCCGGACATAGCAATCAATCTGCCCCAAAAAGTGCTGGACAATGAAAACCGATATGTTATTGATTTCGACAAGCGCGGCATTAAATGGACAATGCGTGATATACCGGTGTTTTACGACAACCTCCGTGACCAGCTTTGCGTAGAAATAGATAAAGAAACCTATACCCTCGACCAGTTCTTCAAATAG
- the ybgF gene encoding tol-pal system protein YbgF produces the protein MKHTSRIVALGIVGVMVAGCASKTDLYMLQDDVKELKTQSQKSGGQNAQVYSEVEQLREEVALLQGTIEELRFKLGESGQPGVSTSGDLALLSADTTASSQPLEKVTLPVDPESASSVPDSGVSGIETSSASAVDDQGLYDTGVRYFESYNYSSARKELGLLLDNYPSSPLADDAQYYIAETYYNEKWFEKAILEYQLVIEKYPEGDKRPSAYFKQGLAFENIGDSTNAKVRYKELVQLYPNSNEAKIVDRKLQ, from the coding sequence ATGAAACATACCAGTAGAATAGTTGCCCTTGGCATTGTTGGCGTTATGGTTGCGGGGTGCGCTTCCAAGACTGATCTTTATATGTTGCAGGATGATGTCAAGGAACTCAAAACGCAATCTCAAAAGTCCGGTGGTCAGAATGCACAAGTGTATTCTGAAGTTGAACAGCTTCGCGAAGAGGTCGCCCTGTTGCAGGGAACAATAGAAGAACTGCGTTTCAAATTAGGAGAATCAGGTCAGCCTGGCGTTTCAACCAGCGGTGACCTTGCTCTTCTTTCTGCGGATACAACAGCCTCTTCGCAGCCTCTCGAAAAAGTCACGCTTCCTGTAGATCCGGAAAGTGCCTCGTCTGTTCCCGATTCCGGGGTTTCCGGCATTGAAACATCTTCAGCTTCTGCTGTGGATGATCAGGGGTTATACGATACGGGAGTACGGTATTTTGAGAGCTATAATTATTCTTCGGCAAGAAAGGAGCTTGGACTGCTTTTGGATAATTATCCTTCATCACCGCTTGCTGATGATGCTCAGTACTATATTGCCGAGACTTATTATAATGAGAAGTGGTTTGAAAAAGCTATTCTTGAGTACCAGCTTGTTATCGAAAAGTATCCGGAGGGAGATAAGCGCCCTTCGGCTTACTTCAAGCAGGGGCTTGCCTTTGAAAATATTGGTGATTCCACCAATGCAAAGGTAAGATACAAGGAGTTGGTACAGCTCTATCCCAACTCGAATGAAGCAAAAATAGTTGACCGTAAGTTACAGTAG